The Thermus neutrinimicus DNA window ACCCCCGCATAAACCCCACACTCCTTGAGGCCTAGGATCCCGGGCCTTTCCCCAGCATAATCTTGCCGCGATCCTGGGGCTTTCCCCGCAAGCCTATGCACCCGGCCCCCGGTTTTCCGGCTTCCTGACGGCCTTTCTTGCGCGAAAGGTGGCTTTCGTGCACCTACCCCCCTGGAAGGGCCTGAGCGGGCTTTTGAGGCGGGGGGGGAGAGGGGGTCAAGGGGGAATAGCCCCCTCCCCCACCCCCGGCCTTCTAGGGGCCTTAGGGCGGGCCGTGGGCCCCTCGGGGGTGCGGTGTGGCCTCACCGAGAATCTCATGGAGAGGTGCGGCGGGGAACGAAGATGCGGGACCAAAAGCCCGGGCCTTTTCCGAGGAACCGTAGAAGTGCAAGTTTCAGCTGGCTTTCTCGCAGAGGACAGCGCCAGAAGTTTCTAATAATCGAGGAGCCGGCCGCTGCGCCTTCCCCAGCTATAACTGTGGGCAAATGCCACGCCGCCAACCAACACCCAAAACACGGTTACAGCCAGTAGCGGCCCGAACCCCTCTCCTAGAAAAACCCTAACCGCCCATTCCAAGGGATTCAGCGTGTTCAATGTGCGTAAGGCTAAGGGTAACTTTTCCCCTGGCACGAAGAACCCGGAAAAAAGGAGAAGATAAAAGGTGAGCATCTCGGTAAAGCTCCCCACTTGCTTGTAGCGCAGTGAGGCTGCGAGCAACGAAAGGCCGAGCCCCCAAACGCCTGTCAGCGCCAGCAAGCTGGCGGCCAGCGCTTCCGGCCCGAGGCCAGCCAGCGAAACACCGCTCAGCCTAGCGTAAACTGCTAGGGCAGCGACCCAGGGCAGGGCCATCGAAAGCTCAGCGAGGGAGAGCGCAACGACAAGGGCCGCGGGGGAGTGGGGCGAGGCGAGCAACCGGCCTAGCGTGCCCAGATAAGCTTCCTCCAGAAAGAAGTTGGCCATCCTTGCCAGCAAGTGCGCGGCGAGATACCAGAGTAAAAATCCGGCTACGTAGGCCGGTCGCGCTGAATACCCCTGGCTGGTATACAGAATGGCGGTAAAGAAAAACACCTTCACTAAAAGTCCAAGCGCATAATCGGTAAAATAGCGCCTCTGAAGGGCAAAGCTGCGTGCCAGAAAAGCGCGAAAAAGGGGAGTCACCGGTACACCTCCAAAAGCCAATTCCGGAGCGTTTCTGGGTCATGGACCCCTTTGGCTGCGAGATCCGAACGAACCGCGATCTCGCGAACTTCACCTCCTTTCAGCACTATGAAACGGTCGGCAACTTCCCAGGCCAAAACCGGGTCGTGCGTGGTAATGAGAACCGTGGGGAGTTCCTTGATACGCGCAATGAGGTCGTTTTGCGATTGGAGATCGAGCCCCAAGGTCGGTTCATCGAGGACATAGGCCGCAGCTTCCTGTATCAGGGTGCTGGCAAGGGCGAGTCGCTGTTTCTGTCCACGCGAGAGGTTCTGGGCCAACCGGTCTCTCGCTTCCCCCAGACCAAACGCGGACAGCAACTCTAAGCCTTTCTCACGGATGGTGCGTTCGGGGACACCCGCGAGCCTGCCGTAAAAAAGCAAGTTCTCCCAGGCTGTCAGGTATCCGTAGAGGTTCTCGGCCTCCTCAAAAAGAAAGCTTAGCCAGCGCCGTTTGCCCGG harbors:
- a CDS encoding ABC transporter permease — its product is MTPLFRAFLARSFALQRRYFTDYALGLLVKVFFFTAILYTSQGYSARPAYVAGFLLWYLAAHLLARMANFFLEEAYLGTLGRLLASPHSPAALVVALSLAELSMALPWVAALAVYARLSGVSLAGLGPEALAASLLALTGVWGLGLSLLAASLRYKQVGSFTEMLTFYLLLFSGFFVPGEKLPLALRTLNTLNPLEWAVRVFLGEGFGPLLAVTVFWVLVGGVAFAHSYSWGRRSGRLLDY
- a CDS encoding ABC transporter ATP-binding protein, coding for MAVSSTKGQPYVVEAKGVVKTYPGGTPALRGVDFFLRTGERVVLLGPNGAGKTTLVKIIAGLVEPDAGELKVFGSRPTPGKRRWLSFLFEEAENLYGYLTAWENLLFYGRLAGVPERTIREKGLELLSAFGLGEARDRLAQNLSRGQKQRLALASTLIQEAAAYVLDEPTLGLDLQSQNDLIARIKELPTVLITTHDPVLAWEVADRFIVLKGGEVREIAVRSDLAAKGVHDPETLRNWLLEVYR